A window from Oreochromis aureus strain Israel breed Guangdong linkage group 16, ZZ_aureus, whole genome shotgun sequence encodes these proteins:
- the map2 gene encoding microtubule-associated protein 2 isoform X3, with the protein MEKERIEKELREKEEKETIERQLKEKEEREKEEEMNTKVADQPEVDARQKEADAIKPAEAEKLKDKGDVTKEIPEAHAAIESVVTVEDDFITVVQTIDEAEEPGHSVRFSAPPEAEAVCVAAQKEEEEEEEEEEESVELAQEADIEAASLEEMGDVPEIPGSPEREAQTIETEGPTESYDRDETTMDDSILDSSWVDTQDDDKSMVTEHTEPLPKMFSPVKKPAVVQNKLAQQRKTEKQEKPVKAKTKGGRPKGRISTPERKPTRKEPAYIPKEELKKKKAVIKKADLAKKMETRTQSPSKRTAGKAAVRQTRPIQHHSCPRRITTEVLPDSRQPLSVARQSRDRASCHAHHLPFTKIPTFISRAAASLDRPRPSSAEPRGSTELQKQIAKDGGSWSPEKRSSVPRHTSFMSRRGPHDHEESSTSITSSGSTAPRRPTSFRTEMRAEHRTGRAPSMTVTESVRSRSARSGHSTPRTPGSTAITPGTPPSYSSSSRTPGTPRSLSLICQERKVAVVRTPPKSPATTPKQLRIINQPLPDFKNVKSKIGSTENIKYQPKGGQVLIPSVKLDYSHVQSRCGSLDRRGYSAGGGNVQIQNKKIDLSHVTSKCGSLDNIHHRPGLLLEVVMCVSRL; encoded by the exons atGGAAAAAGAAAGGATAGAGAAGGAGttgagagagaaggaagagaaagaaaCTATAGAAAGGCAGCTGAAAGAGAAGGAAGAGCgtgagaaggaggaagagatgaACACAAAAGTTGCAGACCAGCCTGAAGTGGATGCAAGACAAAAAGAAGCTGATGCAATAAAGCCTGCTGAGGCTGAGAAGCTGAAGGACAAAGGCGACGTGACAAAGGAAATACCCGAGGCTCATGCTGCCATTGAATCTGTGGTGACAGTTGAAGACGATTTCATTACTGTGGTTCAAACCATTGATGAAGCCGAAGAGCCGGGCCACAGCGTTCGTTTCTCTGCCCCACCTGAGGCTGAAGCAGTTTGCGTTGCTGcccagaaagaagaagaagaagaagaggaggaagaagaagagtctGTGGAGCTGGCTCAGGAAGCGGACATAGAGGCTGCCAGTTTAGAGGAAATGGGAGATGTTCCTGAAATTCCCGGCTCCCCCGAGAGGGAGGCTCAGACCATAGAAACAGAAGGACCAACAGAAAGCTATGATAGAGATGAAACCACAATGGATGACTCCATTCTGGACAGCTCCTGGGTTGACACTCAAG ATGACGATAAGAGTATGGTAACAGAGCACACTGAGCCTTTGCCCAAGATGTTTAGTCCGGTCAAAAAACCTGCTGTGGTCCAGAACAAACTAGCACAACAGCGGAagacagagaaacaggaaaagccTGTTAAAGCCAAGACTAAGGGGGGGCGGCCTAAGGGACGAATCTCGACTCCAGAACGCAAACCTACCCGCAAAGAACCTGCCTACATCCCCAAAGAGGAACtcaagaagaaaaaag CAGTGATAAAGAAGGCTGACCTTGCCAAAAAAATGGAGACTCGGACTCAATCCCCCTCCAAGAGGACTGCAGGGAAAGCAGCAGTCCGCCAGACCCGTCCTATCCAGCACCACTCCTGCCCCAGGAGGATAACCACAG AGGTCCTACCTGACAGTCGTCAGCCTCTCAGCGTTGCCAGACAGTCTCGTGACAGAGCATCG TGCCATGCCCATCATTTACCGTTTACAAAGATCCCCACCTTCATATCCAGAGCGGCTGCCTCGTTAGATAGACCTCGTCCATCCTCAGCAGAGCCTCGGGGCTCCACAGAATTACAGAAACAAATAGCTAAG GATGGTGGGTCATGGAGCCCAGAGAAGAGGTCTTCAGTGCCACGCCACACCTCATTTATGAGTCGCCGTGGGCCCCATGACCATGAAGAGAGCTCTACCTCTATCACTAGCTCTGGCTCTACGGCTCCTCGCAGGCCCACAT CATTTCGCACTGAGATGAGGGCAGAGCACAGGACAGGGCGAGCTCCTAGCATGACAG TTACAGAATCAGTGCGCTCTCGTTCAGCTCGCAGTGGCCACTCCACCCCACGCACCCCTGGCTCAACAGCAATCACCCCAGGAACTCCTCCCAGTTACTCATCATCTTCAAGGACCCCCGGGACCCCACGCTCCCTCAGTCTGATTTGTCAGGAGAGGAAGGTGGCTGTGGTCCGTACCCCACCCAAGTCACCTGCAACCACACCCAAGCAGCTCCGTATTATCAACCAGCCACTCCCTGACTTCAAGAATGTCAAGTCTAAGATTGGCTCCACAGAGAACATCAAGTATCAGCCTAAAGGAGGACAG GTTCTCATCCCCAGTGTTAAACTGGACTATAGCCATGTTCAGTCTAGGTGTGGGTCCTTGGACAGGCGTGGCTACTCGGCAGGAGGTGGAAAC GTACAAATACAGAACAAGAAGATTGACTTGAGCCATGTGACCTCCAAGTGTGGCTCTCTAGACAACATCCATCATCGGCCAG GGTTGCTGTTG